A window of Apium graveolens cultivar Ventura chromosome 8, ASM990537v1, whole genome shotgun sequence contains these coding sequences:
- the LOC141678027 gene encoding umbelliferone 6-dimethylallyltransferase, chloroplastic, with product MTQTFIHSRFSSGFLHHQPEKGFLTSRTQRRHARIWNGDKEFPFRVVSCHQNLDSAKNFSSSHEKPITTHKKKLVQTLGATSDGELLIQPSDNVQVTWQNTLRRKWDAFCIFSRPYSAICTIIGISSVSLLPLTSVGDFSSAYFVGLLQALIPFLCANIYTSAINQLVDVDIDKVNKPYLPLVSGEFSMGEGRAIVSALTFTCLAMAIMSHSAPLLVGVLVYFLIGTAYSVELPFLRWKTKPAMAAFSMAGLMGLTIQPAVFYHIQNALGKPMVFSRSVGFATIFFSIFAAVLGAVKDIPDVEGDREFGNLTFSVRYGQERVFSFCLNVLLMAYGAAVVVGASSSFLLCKIVSVIGHTTLASLLMLRAKSTNPTDSESTQSFYMFLFKLLYAEYVLIHFMR from the exons ATGACTCAAACATTTATACACTCACGATTCTCCTCCGGTTTCTTACATCATCAACCAGAAAAAG GCTTTCTTACTTCCCGGACACAAAGAAGACATGCTAGAATTTGGAATGGAGACAAAGAATTTCCTTTCAGGGTGGTTTCTTGCCACCAAAATTTAGATTCGGCTAAGAATTTTAGCAGTAGTCATGAAAAGCCAATTACAACACACAAGAAAAAACTTGTACAAACACTTGGTGCCACATCAGACGGCGAGCTTCTTATACAGCCAAGTGATAATGTCCAAGTAACATGGCAGAATACTTTACGGAGAAAATGGGATGCATTTTGCATTTTTAGTCGTCCATACTCTGCCATCTGCACC ATTATTGGAATAAGTTCAGTTTCTCTACTGCCCTTAACTTCAGTTGGAGATTTCTCATCTGCATATTTTGTGGGATTACTACAG GCCTTGATCCCATTTCTTTGTGCGAACATCTATACCTCGGCCATAAATCAATTGGTTGATGTTGATATAGACAAA GTTAACAAGCCTTATCTTCCCCTGGTTTCTGGAGAATTTTCCATGGGCGAAGGGAGAGCAATTGTCTCAGCACTGACTTTTACG TGCTTGGCGATGGCAATCATGTCTCATTCTGCACCATTGTTAGTTGGAGTTCTTGTTTATTTTTTAATTGGAACAGCATATTCTGTTGAG CTACCTTTTCTTCGATGGAAAACAAAACCAGCAATGGCTGCTTTTTCAATGGCCGGACTAATGGGACTCACGATTCAGCCTGCTGTCTTCTACCACATCCAG AATGCGCTTGGTAAACCAATGGTATTCTCAAGGTCAGTGGGCTTTGCTACCATTTTCTTCAGTATCTTTGCAGCTGTTCTTGGAGCGGTCAAG GACATACCTGATGTTGAAGGAGACAGAGAGTTCGGCAACCTAACCTTCAGTGTCAGATATGGCCAAGAGAGA GTATTTTCTTTCTGTCTAAATGTCCTGCTGATGGCCTATGGGGCTGCGGTGGTAGTAGGAGCTTCATCCTCGTTTTTATTATGCAAGATTGTATCT GTGATTGGTCATACCACACTGGCCTCCCTCCTTATGCTTCGAGCAAAATCTACTAATCCCACTGATTCTGAATCAACACAGTCCTTTTACATGTTTTTATTTAAG CTACTGTATGCGGAGTACGTGCTAATTCATTTCATGCGCTGA